DNA from Roseimicrobium sp. ORNL1:
AGGAACGCTTGCTCACGGTCCTCCACATACCGCTTGTAGCCTTCCTTATCGATGAACGGATTCGTGGTGGCGCCTTCGAGGTTCTTTACCTTGCTCTCCATGTCGTAGTAGCTGCCGTGGGCGCCGAGGAAGAGATCCACGGGCAGGGACTTCAGCACGCGGAAGGTTTTCTCATAGTCGGTGGCGATGCCGGGATAGTCCTTGTTGTTCACGAGAATGTAGCCGGGGTTCACATTCGGGCTGCCGATGATCACGGCATCCAGCTTCTTGCCGTTCTCTTCCACCTGCAAAGTCCACGTGGTGCAGCCGGGGGTGTGACCGGGAGTGAGATGCGCGACAAGAGTACTGCCCCCCAGCTTCACTTCATCGCCATCCTTCAGCACACGATCCACCTTGGTGGTGGGAAAGGTGGCGTAGGCGGGCTTCAGGCGGGACTTGGGTTTGCCACCGGATTCCACGGTGTCCTGGTCTTGCTCCATCACCATGTACTTCGCGCCGGTGGCCTTGAGGATGGCTGCGCTGCCCGCGCAGTGATCCCAGTGCGCGTGGCTGATGAGCAGGATCTTCACGTCGCTGAACTTGAAGCCCAACTGCTCCACGCTCTTTTGAATCAGCGGCAAGGAGTCCTCAAGGTTGCTGTTGATGAGGATGTGTCCTTCTGGCGTGGTGATAAGGTAGGTGGCCAGTCCCTTCGAGCCCACGTAGTACAGATTCCCCGCGACCTTGTGCGGAGGGAAGGGCTCGGACCATTCCGCCGTGTTCTGCGCGCTGGCAGTGGAGCTGAGGACAGTGGCGCTCAAGCCAAGGGCGAGCATGCCAGAGAGGAAGAGGGAACGAGTCATGGGGAGTGAGAAGAGCGAGCGCGAGAGAGCCAAAAAATTCGGGGAATGGGACTACGCCCATTCCCCGAATGTTGAAACGAGATTCTCGAATACTGAAAACGCTTACTTCAGCGCAGCGATGCGGCGGCAGACTTCCTCCACATTGGCGCGGCTGTTGAAGGCGCTGATGCGGAACCAGCCTTCACCAGCGCTGCCGAAGCCGCTGCCAGGGGTGATGACCACATTCGCTTCGTTCAGCATCTTGTCGAACATCTGCCAGCTCGACAGACCGTTCGGGCAACCAACCCACACGTAGGGGGCGTTTACACCAC
Protein-coding regions in this window:
- the bla gene encoding subclass B3 metallo-beta-lactamase — its product is MTRSLFLSGMLALGLSATVLSSTASAQNTAEWSEPFPPHKVAGNLYYVGSKGLATYLITTPEGHILINSNLEDSLPLIQKSVEQLGFKFSDVKILLISHAHWDHCAGSAAILKATGAKYMVMEQDQDTVESGGKPKSRLKPAYATFPTTKVDRVLKDGDEVKLGGSTLVAHLTPGHTPGCTTWTLQVEENGKKLDAVIIGSPNVNPGYILVNNKDYPGIATDYEKTFRVLKSLPVDLFLGAHGSYYDMESKVKNLEGATTNPFIDKEGYKRYVEDREQAFLKELEKQKSAKN